The following are from one region of the Jatrophihabitans telluris genome:
- a CDS encoding SIS domain-containing protein produces the protein MSAEVAEQPAAWRRLLDDGAGEIADVAAAIAARAPRFVLLAARGTSDHAALYAKYLVEVQRGLPAGLASPSSLTVYGSRPQLRDVLFVAVSQSGGSPDLLDSMTTARACGAITVAVTNNPSSALGQAAEFSVDVRAGVERAVAATKTYTAELLALYLLLAVPDAEGRTALTRARAGLADAADLTLAGEPAVRAAAARYRFADRLVTTARGYSYPTAREAALKLMETSYLSAQAFSGADLLHGPMAMIDADLPVIAVKTPGRGGAAMAAVIERMRERRADLVVVGEQPGDGQPAIVLPVQTAGVSEDLHPLLEILPLQQLALHLALQRGGDPDAPRGLSKVTETW, from the coding sequence ATGTCGGCGGAGGTTGCCGAGCAACCTGCGGCGTGGCGTCGACTGCTGGATGACGGAGCGGGCGAGATCGCCGACGTGGCGGCCGCGATCGCGGCTCGCGCCCCCCGGTTCGTGCTGTTGGCCGCGCGGGGCACCTCCGATCACGCGGCGCTCTACGCCAAGTACCTCGTCGAGGTCCAGCGGGGGTTGCCCGCCGGGCTGGCCTCGCCCTCGTCGTTGACGGTCTACGGCAGCCGGCCCCAGCTGCGCGACGTGCTGTTCGTCGCGGTCAGCCAGTCGGGTGGCTCGCCCGATCTGCTGGACTCCATGACGACCGCGCGTGCCTGCGGCGCGATCACGGTGGCGGTGACCAACAACCCGAGCTCGGCCCTGGGCCAGGCCGCCGAATTCTCCGTCGACGTCCGCGCCGGTGTCGAACGCGCGGTGGCCGCGACCAAGACCTACACCGCGGAGCTGCTCGCGCTGTACCTGCTTCTCGCTGTTCCCGACGCCGAGGGCCGCACGGCGCTGACCCGGGCTCGCGCGGGCTTGGCCGACGCGGCTGATCTCACCCTCGCCGGCGAGCCGGCGGTGCGCGCCGCGGCGGCCAGGTACCGCTTCGCCGACCGGCTGGTCACGACCGCCAGGGGCTACTCGTACCCAACCGCACGGGAGGCGGCCCTGAAGCTCATGGAGACGTCCTACCTGTCCGCACAGGCTTTTTCCGGAGCCGACCTGCTGCACGGACCGATGGCCATGATCGACGCGGATCTGCCCGTCATCGCGGTGAAGACTCCCGGACGAGGGGGTGCGGCGATGGCTGCGGTGATCGAACGGATGCGCGAGCGTCGAGCCGACCTGGTCGTGGTGGGCGAACAGCCCGGGGATGGTCAGCCGGCGATCGTCCTGCCGGTGCAGACCGCCGGGGTCAGCGAGGATCTGCACCCCCTGCTGGAGATCCTGCCCCTGCAACAGCTCGCCCTGCACCTTGCGCTTCAGCGTGGCGGTGACCCGGACGCGCCTCGGGGTCTGAGCAAGGTCACCGAGACCTGGTAG
- a CDS encoding sensor histidine kinase → MSALSDLLAAHTTLDAEQTAHLQRLVAEWQLLSDLSFADLLLWVPMNEQADDGGTEFLCAAQCRPTTGPTAYLHDWVGQRLSGQKASALRVAMTESRIFRESDPDWEGDTPIRREAIPILFNGAAVAVLGRDSNLTSVRSPSQLELAYLQSAADLASMVAAGAFPGPATDREEAAGPRVGDGMVRVDDRGAVLYASPNASSAFRRLGFTGNLLGSPLASAVAELARDPFDAADLEEMLIQALAGGHPFSREVDGGGAIVQFRAIPLHPRGQSLGALVLLQDVTELRRRDRQIMSKDATIREIHHRVKNNLQTVAALLRLQSRRLANPEARTALEESMRRVSSIALVHETLSSAIDEAVDFDEVVDRLLDMLVDVTGAVGRVLVRRIGSFGELPAELATPLVMVLTELVGNAVEHGFAGDRSGSVEVSGRRSRGTLLVTVTDDGVGLPDGFSIGSTDRLGLQIVRTLVDAELDAVLELTGRDDGRGGTSATVRIPLSRKDRGSLA, encoded by the coding sequence ATGTCTGCTCTGTCGGATCTTCTGGCCGCCCACACGACGCTCGACGCCGAGCAGACTGCGCACCTGCAGCGACTGGTCGCCGAATGGCAGCTGCTGTCGGACCTCTCCTTCGCCGATCTGTTGCTCTGGGTTCCGATGAACGAGCAGGCCGACGACGGCGGAACCGAGTTCCTCTGCGCGGCGCAGTGCCGTCCGACCACCGGCCCGACCGCCTACCTGCACGATTGGGTCGGCCAGCGGCTGTCGGGCCAGAAGGCCTCGGCGCTGCGGGTGGCGATGACCGAGTCGCGCATCTTCCGGGAGTCGGACCCGGACTGGGAAGGCGATACGCCGATCCGCCGGGAGGCCATCCCGATTCTGTTCAACGGTGCGGCCGTCGCCGTGCTGGGCCGCGACTCGAACCTGACCAGTGTCCGCAGTCCCAGCCAGCTGGAACTGGCCTACCTGCAGAGCGCGGCCGACCTGGCCTCGATGGTCGCCGCCGGCGCGTTTCCGGGGCCCGCCACCGACCGGGAAGAGGCAGCGGGTCCACGGGTCGGCGACGGCATGGTGCGTGTCGATGATCGCGGCGCCGTGCTCTACGCCAGCCCGAACGCCTCCTCTGCCTTCCGGCGCCTGGGCTTCACCGGCAACCTGCTCGGCTCACCGCTGGCCTCGGCGGTCGCGGAGCTGGCGCGCGACCCGTTCGACGCGGCCGACCTGGAGGAGATGCTGATCCAGGCGCTGGCGGGTGGCCACCCGTTCAGCCGGGAGGTCGACGGAGGCGGCGCGATCGTGCAGTTCCGCGCGATTCCACTGCACCCGCGCGGGCAGTCCCTCGGCGCGCTGGTGTTGTTGCAGGACGTGACCGAACTACGTCGCCGGGACCGGCAGATCATGAGCAAGGACGCGACGATCCGCGAGATCCATCACCGGGTGAAGAACAACCTGCAGACCGTCGCCGCGCTGCTGCGCCTGCAATCGCGCCGACTGGCCAATCCCGAGGCCCGGACCGCCCTGGAGGAGTCGATGCGCCGGGTGTCATCGATTGCGTTGGTGCACGAGACCCTTTCCTCGGCGATCGACGAGGCGGTGGACTTCGACGAGGTGGTCGACCGATTGCTGGACATGCTGGTCGACGTCACGGGCGCGGTCGGACGGGTGCTGGTGCGCCGGATCGGCAGTTTCGGCGAGTTGCCCGCCGAGCTGGCGACTCCGCTGGTCATGGTCCTGACCGAGCTCGTCGGCAACGCCGTCGAGCACGGTTTCGCCGGCGACCGCTCCGGCTCGGTGGAGGTGAGCGGCCGGCGCTCGCGCGGAACGCTGCTGGTCACGGTCACCGACGACGGCGTCGGGTTACCGGACGGATTCTCGATCGGCAGCACCGACCGCCTGGGACTTCAGATCGTGCGCACGCTGGTCGACGCCGAACTGGACGCGGTCCTTGAACTGACCGGACGCGACGATGGCCGAGGAGGTACCTCGGCCACCGTACGCATTCCGCTCAGTCGCAAGGACCGCGGTTCGCTGGCCTGA
- a CDS encoding WhiB family transcriptional regulator, translated as MDWRHRAVCRDEDPELFFPIGNTGPALMQIEEAKAVCRRCPVMSECLAWALESGQDAGVWGGLSEDERRALKRRNARARARMA; from the coding sequence ATGGACTGGCGTCACCGCGCGGTATGCCGCGACGAGGACCCGGAACTGTTCTTTCCGATCGGTAACACCGGTCCGGCATTGATGCAGATCGAGGAGGCAAAGGCGGTTTGCCGCCGATGCCCCGTGATGTCCGAGTGCCTCGCGTGGGCACTGGAAAGTGGCCAGGACGCAGGCGTCTGGGGCGGTCTGAGCGAAGACGAGCGACGCGCTCTCAAGCGCCGCAACGCCCGGGCCCGCGCCCGCATGGCCTGA
- a CDS encoding diacylglycerol/lipid kinase family protein, with protein sequence MRVLVISNPQATATTARQRDVLVHALSADAKLEVEETANRGHAAALACRAMRDGVDVVIALGGDGTVNEVVNGLLTDGVHDGVPALGIVPAGSTNVFARALGMPNDPVEATSELIAALQQGRTRTISLGQADERWFVFAAGFGLDAAVVSGVEEHRRRGKKSTHALYLRTTIKSFFAESRHRPAIQLELPGGGLDSGLYLAIVTNCTPWTFLGNHPMSPTPRASFDAGLDVYARTRMGLPSIAFGATRMARGTTKEREFGARTWHDLDGFILRASRPMPFQVDGDALGEREVVHLRGVRKALRVFV encoded by the coding sequence GTGCGAGTTCTCGTCATCTCCAATCCACAGGCGACCGCCACCACCGCTCGGCAACGCGATGTGCTCGTGCACGCGCTGTCGGCCGACGCCAAGCTCGAGGTCGAGGAGACCGCCAATCGCGGGCACGCCGCCGCCCTGGCTTGCCGCGCCATGCGCGACGGAGTGGACGTGGTGATTGCCCTGGGCGGCGACGGCACCGTCAACGAGGTTGTCAACGGCCTGCTCACCGACGGCGTGCACGACGGCGTGCCGGCGCTGGGCATCGTCCCGGCCGGTTCGACCAACGTCTTCGCCCGGGCACTCGGCATGCCCAATGATCCGGTCGAGGCCACCAGTGAGCTCATCGCTGCGCTGCAACAGGGCCGCACCCGCACGATCAGCCTCGGCCAGGCCGATGAGCGCTGGTTCGTGTTCGCGGCCGGATTCGGCCTGGACGCGGCCGTGGTCAGCGGAGTCGAGGAACACCGGCGCCGGGGCAAGAAGTCCACCCACGCGCTCTACCTGCGCACCACGATCAAGAGCTTTTTCGCCGAGTCGCGGCATCGGCCCGCGATCCAGTTGGAGCTGCCTGGCGGAGGGCTCGACTCCGGCCTGTACCTGGCCATCGTCACCAACTGCACACCGTGGACCTTCCTCGGCAACCATCCGATGTCGCCGACGCCCCGCGCGTCCTTCGATGCCGGGCTCGACGTCTACGCACGTACCCGGATGGGACTGCCGAGCATCGCCTTCGGAGCGACCCGGATGGCGCGCGGCACCACGAAGGAACGTGAGTTCGGCGCTCGAACGTGGCATGACCTGGACGGCTTCATCCTCAGAGCGTCCCGCCCGATGCCGTTTCAGGTCGACGGCGACGCCCTGGGCGAGCGCGAGGTCGTGCACCTGCGGGGCGTTCGCAAAGCCTTGCGCGTCTTCGTCTGA
- a CDS encoding SigB/SigF/SigG family RNA polymerase sigma factor, protein MSERSRPDRDRTRQLFADLNSLDEASPEYRAVRDELVAAHMPLVRYLARRFAGRGEPSDDLLQIGTIGLLQAIDRFEPGRGLEFSTFATPNIAGEIKRHFRDRGWMVKVPRRLQELQAELTTGIGELSQRLGRSPTVAELAAHLHVSQEEVIEATESARAYSAVPIDVPSAATGMSIADSLMEPDTALGKVELRHALRPVLAELPPRERQALVLRFVENRTQSEIAKVLGVSQVHVSRLLAKTLGQLREKLPDVHWDA, encoded by the coding sequence ATGAGCGAGCGGAGCCGCCCCGACCGGGACCGGACCCGTCAGCTGTTCGCCGATCTGAACAGCCTCGATGAGGCCAGTCCCGAGTACCGAGCCGTTCGCGACGAACTGGTCGCGGCCCACATGCCTCTGGTGCGCTACCTGGCCCGCCGCTTCGCCGGCCGGGGCGAACCGTCCGACGACCTTCTCCAGATCGGCACGATCGGCCTGCTGCAGGCCATCGACCGCTTCGAGCCGGGACGGGGCCTGGAATTCTCGACCTTTGCCACGCCCAACATCGCCGGGGAGATCAAACGGCATTTCCGTGACCGGGGCTGGATGGTCAAGGTCCCGCGTCGGCTGCAGGAACTACAGGCCGAACTGACCACGGGCATCGGCGAGCTGTCCCAACGACTTGGCCGATCCCCCACCGTCGCCGAACTGGCAGCTCACCTGCATGTCTCGCAGGAAGAGGTGATCGAGGCCACCGAGTCCGCGCGGGCCTATTCGGCCGTACCGATCGATGTTCCCAGCGCGGCGACCGGGATGAGCATCGCCGATTCCCTGATGGAGCCGGATACGGCGCTGGGCAAGGTCGAGCTGCGGCACGCGCTGCGGCCGGTACTGGCCGAACTACCCCCGCGGGAGCGTCAGGCGCTGGTCCTGCGCTTCGTGGAGAACCGCACCCAGAGCGAGATCGCCAAGGTACTCGGAGTGTCTCAGGTCCACGTGTCGAGGCTCCTCGCCAAGACTCTGGGCCAGTTGCGCGAAAAGCTTCCGGACGTGCACTGGGACGCCTGA
- a CDS encoding ATP-binding protein: MSEPEIATPEVGASDTVALTVPADSAYVSVLRTVTASLAARRDFTIEEIDDLRIAVDEASALLLPHAGPGAQLNAAFTGGADSLQVEVSLSPGPDEDVPTEDGAIDETSFAWMVLAALADEVRTDRSSEALSLTLVKARGARG, translated from the coding sequence GTGAGCGAGCCCGAGATCGCGACGCCAGAGGTGGGCGCGTCCGACACCGTCGCCCTGACGGTGCCGGCAGATTCCGCCTACGTATCTGTGCTTCGTACGGTCACCGCCTCGCTGGCGGCCCGGCGAGACTTCACCATCGAGGAGATCGACGATCTCCGGATCGCCGTCGACGAGGCGAGCGCGCTGCTGTTGCCGCACGCCGGGCCGGGTGCCCAGTTGAATGCCGCCTTCACCGGGGGCGCCGACTCGCTGCAGGTCGAGGTGAGCCTGTCGCCGGGGCCGGACGAGGACGTCCCGACCGAGGACGGCGCGATCGACGAGACCAGCTTCGCGTGGATGGTGCTGGCCGCGCTTGCCGACGAGGTGCGCACCGATCGCTCTTCCGAGGCGCTGTCGCTCACCCTGGTCAAGGCCCGCGGCGCTCGCGGCTGA
- a CDS encoding histidine phosphatase family protein produces the protein MLILVRHGETEWSKSGQHTGRTDIPLTPAGEAQARAAGSVLQHLLDGRAPVLVISSPRRRALRTAELAGFPAQRITEDVAEWDYGDFEGLTTPQIQHERPGWSIWQGPVPGGEDAAAVTARLDRVLASVSSLRSEGPVVVFSHGHASRCLAARWLGEPVTDGRQYWLGTGAVSSLGYEHGRPVILHWNIPR, from the coding sequence GTGTTGATCCTGGTTCGGCACGGCGAGACCGAGTGGAGCAAGAGCGGCCAGCACACCGGTCGCACCGACATTCCCCTCACCCCGGCCGGGGAGGCACAGGCCCGAGCCGCCGGCTCCGTTCTCCAGCACCTTCTGGACGGCCGTGCCCCCGTCCTGGTCATCTCCTCGCCACGCCGACGGGCGCTACGCACCGCAGAGCTCGCCGGGTTCCCCGCGCAGCGGATCACCGAAGACGTCGCCGAGTGGGACTACGGCGACTTCGAGGGTCTGACCACCCCGCAGATCCAGCACGAGCGGCCCGGTTGGTCGATCTGGCAGGGCCCGGTCCCCGGTGGCGAGGACGCCGCCGCGGTGACGGCTCGACTGGACCGCGTTCTCGCCTCGGTCAGCTCACTGCGCAGCGAGGGACCCGTGGTGGTGTTCTCCCACGGGCACGCCTCGCGGTGTCTGGCGGCACGCTGGCTCGGAGAGCCGGTGACGGATGGTCGGCAATACTGGCTCGGCACCGGCGCGGTGTCCAGCCTGGGCTATGAACACGGACGGCCCGTCATCCTGCACTGGAACATTCCCCGCTGA
- a CDS encoding exopolysaccharide biosynthesis polyprenyl glycosylphosphotransferase, which translates to MMILGELATADDQRAYRRGPMRPRRLVSVRANQSKRLSSHVFRTVDLTVLALVTVVVAALHSPDAVLSMPLRQIVPLLVGVLILARALRTLSLYRFCRSETMTVHLVVLIGALAIAGGSALLVEAVVGHGQELAQCWWWILASGLAVTILHVGWWLRVRTWRDAGWLLPNLVIVGATDHAERLITEALERRHVNVLGVFDDRRERSPAAVHGVPVLGDVSALLSHRVLPFVDRIVIAVEPSATSRVREISARLAPLPNQVTLFLALDESYGRSAALSELEDSPLAELHTSVGLDRKSFAKRLQDLAIAVPVLVLISPVLAMIALLVKLDSPGPVFFRQRRHGFNNEEILVWKFRSMRTETTDARAERQVSANDERVTRVGRLLRRTSLDELPQLVNVLRGEMSLVGPRPHAIGMKTGEVESARLVAEYAHRHRIKPGMTGWAAVKGSRGPLNDAVEVQRRVALDIDYIARQSFLLDLRIMAMTLPGLLGDRHTVR; encoded by the coding sequence ATGATGATCTTGGGCGAGCTCGCTACGGCTGACGACCAGCGCGCCTATCGCCGCGGGCCGATGCGTCCCCGACGGCTGGTGAGCGTTCGGGCCAATCAGAGCAAGCGGTTGAGCTCGCACGTCTTCCGTACCGTCGACCTCACCGTTCTGGCCCTCGTCACCGTCGTGGTCGCTGCCTTGCACTCGCCGGACGCCGTCCTGTCCATGCCGCTGCGCCAGATCGTGCCGCTGCTGGTCGGCGTGCTCATCCTGGCACGCGCCCTTCGAACATTGTCGCTGTACCGCTTCTGCCGCAGCGAGACGATGACGGTCCATCTCGTCGTGCTCATCGGTGCGCTGGCGATCGCCGGAGGGTCCGCCCTGCTGGTCGAGGCCGTCGTCGGCCACGGGCAGGAGCTGGCCCAGTGCTGGTGGTGGATCCTGGCCAGTGGCCTGGCCGTCACGATCCTGCACGTGGGTTGGTGGTTGCGGGTCCGTACCTGGCGCGACGCGGGCTGGCTGCTGCCGAACCTGGTCATCGTGGGCGCGACCGACCACGCCGAGCGCCTGATCACCGAAGCGCTTGAGCGGCGGCACGTCAACGTCCTCGGCGTTTTCGACGATCGGCGGGAAAGATCTCCGGCCGCCGTGCACGGGGTGCCGGTCCTCGGCGATGTGTCCGCCTTGCTCAGCCACCGTGTCCTGCCGTTCGTGGACCGGATCGTGATCGCGGTGGAGCCGTCGGCCACCTCACGCGTGCGGGAGATCTCGGCACGGCTGGCGCCGCTGCCGAACCAGGTCACCCTGTTCCTGGCCCTGGACGAGTCCTACGGCCGTTCGGCCGCGTTGTCCGAACTCGAGGACTCGCCGCTGGCCGAACTGCACACATCGGTCGGCCTGGATCGCAAGTCGTTCGCCAAACGTCTCCAGGATCTTGCGATCGCGGTGCCCGTCCTGGTGCTCATCAGCCCGGTGCTGGCGATGATCGCGCTGCTCGTCAAGCTGGACTCACCCGGTCCGGTGTTCTTCCGGCAGCGCCGGCACGGGTTCAACAACGAGGAGATTCTCGTCTGGAAGTTCCGGTCGATGCGGACCGAGACCACCGATGCCCGCGCTGAACGCCAGGTGAGCGCCAACGATGAACGGGTCACCCGCGTCGGCCGGCTGCTGCGCCGAACGAGCCTGGACGAACTGCCCCAACTGGTCAACGTGCTGCGCGGCGAGATGTCGCTGGTCGGCCCCCGTCCGCACGCTATCGGGATGAAGACCGGCGAGGTCGAGTCCGCCCGGCTCGTTGCCGAGTACGCCCACCGGCACCGGATCAAGCCCGGCATGACCGGGTGGGCGGCGGTGAAAGGTTCCCGCGGTCCGCTGAACGACGCGGTCGAGGTGCAGCGCCGGGTGGCTCTGGACATCGATTACATCGCGCGTCAGTCGTTCCTGCTCGACCTGCGCATCATGGCGATGACCTTGCCGGGGTTGCTCGGCGATCGGCACACGGTCCGCTGA
- a CDS encoding S53 family peptidase, translating into MKRLRILALPVAAALSVVGFLAPGAASGAAPDPAGAAAPHVTQGARHAARTCAAAATKGYAACNALVRVDANGRPAAQSAPAGLNPADIRSAYALTAANSGGRTVAIVDAYNDPTAESDLGVYRSTFGLSACTTANGCFRKVSQSGGSKLPRTDAGWATEISLDLDMVSATCPDCKILLVEATTPSFTNLAAAVNYAAGRAGVVAISNSYGGSDSSPLSAYNHPGIAITASTGDAGYGIESPASFDSVVAVGGTSLTRAGGTVRGWSEAAWSGAGSGCSSLNAKPSWQSAATQCSGKANADVSAVADPATGVSVYDSTPYQGSSGWAVYGGTSAASPIVASVYALSGNTSGYPASYTWSQAGSLNDVTTGSNGSCPTRVWCTAGTGWDGPTGLGTPKGTSAF; encoded by the coding sequence ATGAAACGACTGCGAATCCTCGCGCTACCCGTAGCTGCCGCACTGAGCGTGGTGGGCTTCCTCGCGCCGGGTGCTGCCTCGGGTGCCGCGCCTGACCCGGCAGGAGCTGCCGCCCCACACGTCACCCAAGGCGCTCGCCACGCCGCACGGACCTGCGCCGCCGCCGCGACCAAGGGCTACGCCGCGTGCAACGCTCTGGTGCGGGTGGACGCGAACGGCAGGCCCGCGGCCCAGTCCGCCCCGGCGGGCCTCAACCCGGCCGACATCCGGTCGGCCTACGCCCTGACCGCGGCGAACAGTGGCGGCCGGACCGTGGCCATCGTCGACGCGTACAACGATCCGACCGCGGAGTCCGACCTGGGGGTGTACCGGTCCACCTTCGGACTGAGTGCCTGTACGACGGCAAACGGCTGCTTCCGGAAGGTGAGTCAATCGGGTGGCAGCAAGCTCCCCCGGACCGACGCGGGCTGGGCGACCGAGATCAGCCTTGATCTGGACATGGTCTCGGCGACGTGTCCGGACTGCAAGATCCTGCTCGTCGAGGCCACGACACCGTCCTTTACCAATCTCGCGGCCGCGGTGAATTACGCCGCTGGCCGAGCGGGTGTAGTGGCCATCAGCAACAGCTACGGCGGTAGTGACAGCTCGCCACTGTCTGCCTACAACCATCCCGGCATCGCAATCACCGCCTCGACCGGTGACGCCGGCTACGGCATCGAGTCGCCGGCCTCCTTCGACTCCGTCGTGGCCGTCGGCGGAACCAGCCTGACCCGCGCCGGCGGTACCGTACGAGGTTGGTCCGAAGCAGCGTGGAGTGGCGCCGGCAGCGGTTGCTCGAGCCTCAACGCGAAACCGAGCTGGCAGAGCGCGGCAACCCAATGCTCGGGCAAGGCCAACGCCGACGTCTCCGCGGTGGCCGACCCGGCGACCGGCGTCTCGGTGTACGACAGCACGCCGTACCAGGGTTCCTCGGGCTGGGCGGTGTACGGCGGCACCAGCGCCGCGTCGCCCATCGTGGCATCGGTGTATGCGCTCTCGGGCAACACCAGCGGCTACCCCGCGTCCTACACGTGGTCGCAAGCCGGCTCGCTGAACGACGTGACCACGGGCTCCAACGGAAGCTGCCCGACCAGAGTGTGGTGCACGGCAGGCACGGGCTGGGACGGTCCGACCGGGCTGGGAACGCCGAAGGGCACCAGCGCCTTCTGA
- the sodN gene encoding superoxide dismutase, Ni produces MRLLRSTTTASAHCDLPCGVYDPAQARIEAESVKAIMEKYQGNEDPVFRTRALIIKEQRAELVKHHLWVLWTDYFKPPHFEKYPQLHELFNKATKAAGAAGGKGSVDPAEGQALLDLIAQIDTIFWETKKAA; encoded by the coding sequence ATGCGCTTGCTGCGTAGCACGACCACTGCTTCGGCACACTGCGACCTGCCCTGCGGCGTGTACGACCCCGCCCAGGCTCGCATCGAGGCCGAGTCGGTCAAGGCCATCATGGAGAAGTACCAGGGCAACGAAGACCCGGTGTTCCGCACCCGTGCGCTGATCATCAAGGAGCAGCGCGCCGAGCTGGTCAAGCACCACCTGTGGGTGCTGTGGACCGATTACTTCAAGCCGCCGCACTTCGAGAAGTACCCGCAGCTTCACGAGCTGTTCAACAAGGCCACCAAGGCCGCCGGCGCTGCTGGTGGAAAGGGTTCCGTAGACCCGGCCGAGGGCCAGGCCCTGCTGGACCTCATCGCCCAGATCGACACCATCTTCTGGGAGACCAAGAAGGCCGCCTAG
- a CDS encoding S24 family peptidase, which produces MRFVLPYQLITVSGQSMTPTLWNGDRVLVRHGRRPQPGHVVLAEFARRPGLLVIKRVVRSQDGGWWLSSDNAAAGSASDELGVARVHAVAVCFWPGSPRRGSAGRALHGGTRRRRGAARACRWPERIGDSPQGL; this is translated from the coding sequence ATGCGATTCGTCCTGCCCTATCAGCTGATCACGGTCAGCGGGCAGTCGATGACGCCCACGCTCTGGAACGGCGACCGCGTGCTGGTTCGACATGGGCGCCGTCCTCAGCCGGGCCACGTCGTCCTCGCGGAGTTCGCCCGTCGCCCTGGGTTGTTGGTGATCAAGCGCGTCGTACGCAGTCAGGACGGAGGTTGGTGGCTGAGCAGCGACAACGCCGCCGCGGGCAGTGCTTCGGACGAACTCGGCGTCGCTCGGGTGCATGCGGTGGCGGTGTGCTTCTGGCCGGGTTCGCCGCGTCGAGGCAGTGCCGGGCGCGCCCTGCACGGAGGGACGCGGCGGAGGCGGGGGGCAGCCCGCGCTTGCCGGTGGCCCGAGCGGATCGGTGATTCACCGCAAGGCCTCTGA
- a CDS encoding NAD(P)-dependent malic enzyme → MTQTFDPESPVFTCHVGGKLSVRSSMPLIDRASLSLAYTPGVAQVSAAIAADESLARTYTWRSRLVAVVSDGTAVLGLGDIGPAAALPVMEGKAALFEQFAGVNAVPIVLATKDTDEIVDTVVRIAPSFGGINLEDISAPRCFEIERRLRELLPIPVFHDDQHGTAIVVLAALRNAARITGRQLSELRVVVSGAGAAGVACAKILLAAGIGDLAVADSRGIVHPGRDDLNAVKQELAAETNHAGLAGSLEDALVKADVFIGVSSGVVAEDAVAEMAPNAIVFALANPTPEIHPEVAHRHAAVVATGRSDFPNQINNVLAFPGVFAGAFDAGAREITEGMKLAAADAIGGVVADELSPDCVVPTPFDPRVTPAVRVAVAEQARRDGVARV, encoded by the coding sequence ATGACGCAGACGTTCGATCCCGAAAGCCCCGTCTTCACCTGCCATGTCGGCGGCAAGCTCAGCGTGCGCAGCTCCATGCCACTCATCGATCGTGCCTCCCTGTCGCTGGCCTACACCCCCGGCGTGGCGCAGGTGTCGGCGGCGATCGCGGCTGATGAGTCGCTGGCTCGCACCTATACCTGGCGGTCACGGCTCGTGGCGGTGGTCAGCGACGGGACCGCCGTGCTCGGCCTCGGTGATATCGGCCCCGCGGCCGCGCTGCCGGTCATGGAGGGTAAGGCCGCGCTCTTCGAGCAGTTCGCCGGCGTGAACGCCGTGCCGATCGTGCTGGCGACCAAGGACACCGACGAAATCGTCGACACGGTCGTCCGGATCGCTCCATCCTTCGGCGGCATCAACCTGGAGGACATCTCGGCTCCTCGTTGTTTCGAGATCGAGCGGCGGCTGCGGGAATTGCTGCCCATCCCGGTCTTCCACGACGACCAGCACGGAACGGCGATCGTGGTTCTGGCCGCGCTGCGCAACGCCGCGCGCATCACGGGGCGACAGCTGTCGGAGTTGCGGGTTGTCGTCTCCGGCGCGGGGGCGGCCGGAGTGGCGTGCGCGAAGATCCTGCTGGCTGCAGGCATCGGTGACCTCGCAGTTGCTGACTCACGCGGCATCGTGCACCCGGGTCGGGATGACCTCAACGCCGTCAAGCAGGAACTCGCGGCCGAGACGAATCATGCCGGTCTGGCGGGTTCGCTCGAAGACGCCCTGGTCAAGGCGGATGTCTTCATCGGTGTGAGTTCTGGCGTGGTCGCCGAGGACGCGGTCGCCGAAATGGCGCCGAACGCGATCGTCTTCGCCCTGGCCAATCCGACCCCGGAGATCCATCCGGAGGTGGCTCACCGCCATGCCGCGGTCGTGGCGACCGGACGCAGCGATTTCCCCAACCAGATCAACAATGTGCTCGCGTTCCCCGGGGTTTTCGCCGGGGCCTTCGACGCCGGTGCCCGGGAGATCACCGAGGGCATGAAGCTCGCTGCGGCGGATGCGATAGGTGGGGTGGTCGCCGACGAGCTCAGCCCGGACTGTGTGGTGCCCACGCCCTTCGATCCGCGGGTCACGCCGGCGGTCCGGGTTGCGGTCGCAGAGCAGGCGCGTCGAGACGGCGTCGCACGGGTCTAG